The genomic region ATAAACTCCTCCTTCCTATGGTACATGGCCTGTAGAGCAATGTTTTATAATTCAAAAACTGTCCACAGTATTGTAATGATAAGTTTTGCTCTAAGGTCGTTTCTTTAAAAGCGTCGAGTGCTTGATCACCCAATGCCGTACGATCCACTAAAAATAAAATCCGTTTAAACCGCTCGGCTTTTAAAAAGCGATACATTAGGCCAATAATGGTTCGGGTTTTACCGGTACCTGTAGCCATCGCCAGCAAACAGTTTTGTTGATTTTGTTGTAGTGCTGTTTCCACTGCTTGAATAGCTTTTTGCTGGTAATCACGTAATTTGAGATAAGCAAAGCCTTCTAGCTTTAACTGCTGTTCCGCTACCTCTTTATCTCGCCTTAACTGATCCAGTAACCCTTCAGGACTATGAAATTGCGAAAGGGGCCTGGCTAGATTAGAAGTTTTTCGGGCATCACGAAACCAAGTACCCGACTGCTCTTTGATCTGCTCAAATATAGGGGCGACCATTACAGGAATACACAAAAAGCACTTGGTAATGCCTATCTTCGGTATCTGCCCAAGCAGCGGGACGGCCTGCTAATTGCCAAGCAGGTACCATGGTTTTAGCTAATTGTATGCTTCGTCCATAACGTTCAGCTTGATGGATTTTACCTGCTACATTAGTGTTTTCCCGCTTAGCTTCAACGATTGCGATAGGGGTAAGGCCTGCAAATAAAATATAATCAGCTTTACCCGTTGCAGTAGGCCATTCAGCAATAGCTTTATTTTTACCCTTTTCTGGACGTGTACCTTTTCGATAAGCA from Spartinivicinus poritis harbors:
- a CDS encoding DEAD/DEAH box helicase family protein — its product is MVAPIFEQIKEQSGTWFRDARKTSNLARPLSQFHSPEGLLDQLRRDKEVAEQQLKLEGFAYLKLRDYQQKAIQAVETALQQNQQNCLLAMATGTGKTRTIIGLMYRFLKAERFKRILFLVDRTALGDQALDAFKETTLEQNLSLQYCGQFLNYKTLLYRPCTIGRRSL